One window of the Pseudomonas lurida genome contains the following:
- a CDS encoding MFS transporter, whose product MSQELRLIRRITLKLIPFLILLYLIAYVDRSAVGFAKLHMGADVGIGDAAYGLGAGLFFIGYFLFEIPSNLMLDRFGARRWFARIMITWGAITIGMAFVQGPHSFYVMRFLLGAAEAGFFPGVLYYITQWFPVRHRGKILGLFILSQPIAMMITGPVSGGLLGMDGILGLHGWQWLFIVIGTPAILLTWPVLRYLPDGPKQVTWMSEDEKAWLTGELAKDLQAYGQTRHGNPLHALKDKRVLLLALFYLPVTLSIYGLGLWLPTLIKQFGGTDLVTGFISAVPYIFGIIGLLIIPRSSDRLNDRYGHLAVLYVLGAIGLFFSAWLSVPVLQMAALCLAAFAMFSCTAVFWTLPGRFFAGASAAAGIALINSVGNLGGYIGPFVIGALKEYTGNLASGLYFLSGVMVFGLVLTFVVYRLLERKHVLPADQFAASARGATRT is encoded by the coding sequence ATGAGCCAGGAATTGCGGCTTATTCGGCGCATCACGCTGAAACTCATTCCCTTCCTGATCCTGCTGTACCTGATCGCCTACGTGGACCGCTCCGCCGTGGGCTTTGCCAAGTTGCACATGGGCGCCGACGTCGGTATCGGCGACGCCGCCTATGGCCTGGGCGCAGGGCTGTTCTTCATTGGCTACTTCCTGTTCGAGATCCCCAGCAACCTGATGCTCGACCGCTTTGGTGCACGGCGCTGGTTTGCGCGGATCATGATTACCTGGGGCGCTATCACCATCGGCATGGCCTTCGTGCAGGGGCCGCACAGCTTCTATGTGATGCGCTTTCTGCTCGGCGCGGCGGAGGCGGGGTTCTTCCCGGGTGTCCTGTACTACATCACCCAATGGTTCCCGGTGCGCCATCGCGGCAAGATCCTCGGGCTGTTCATCCTGTCGCAACCCATCGCGATGATGATCACCGGCCCGGTGTCCGGAGGGTTGCTGGGCATGGACGGCATCCTTGGCCTGCACGGCTGGCAGTGGCTGTTCATCGTGATCGGCACCCCGGCGATCCTGCTGACCTGGCCGGTGTTGCGCTATTTGCCGGACGGCCCCAAGCAGGTCACGTGGATGAGCGAGGACGAAAAGGCCTGGCTCACCGGCGAGCTCGCCAAAGACCTGCAAGCCTACGGCCAGACCCGTCACGGCAACCCGCTGCATGCGTTGAAAGACAAGCGCGTGCTGTTGCTGGCGCTGTTCTACCTGCCGGTCACCCTGAGCATCTACGGCCTCGGCCTGTGGCTGCCGACCCTGATCAAACAGTTCGGCGGCACTGACCTGGTCACCGGCTTCATCTCGGCTGTGCCGTATATCTTCGGGATCATCGGCCTGCTGATCATCCCGCGCAGTTCCGACCGTTTGAACGACCGCTACGGCCATCTCGCCGTGCTCTATGTGCTGGGCGCCATCGGTCTGTTCTTCAGTGCCTGGCTCAGTGTGCCGGTGCTGCAAATGGCCGCGCTGTGCCTGGCGGCGTTCGCGATGTTTTCCTGCACGGCGGTGTTCTGGACCCTGCCCGGACGCTTCTTCGCGGGCGCCAGTGCGGCGGCTGGCATTGCCTTGATCAATTCGGTGGGCAACCTCGGCGGCTATATCGGCCCGTTCGTGATCGGCGCGCTCAAGGAATACACCGGCAACCTGGCGTCTGGCTTGTACTTCTTGTCTGGGGTGATGGTGTTCGGGCTGGTGTTGACCTTCGTGGTCTACCGCCTGCTGGAGCGCAAGCATGTGCTGCCTGCCGACCAATTCGCCGCCAGTGCCCGTGGCGCCACACGTACTTAA